One Salmo salar chromosome ssa01, Ssal_v3.1, whole genome shotgun sequence DNA window includes the following coding sequences:
- the LOC106600509 gene encoding alcohol dehydrogenase 1 has translation MATAGKVIKCRAAVAWEPSKPLVMEEIEVAPPQAHEIRIKIVATGVCHTDLYHLFEGKHKDGFPCVLGHEGAGIVESVGSEVTKFNPGDKVIPLFISQCGQCRFCKSPKTNLCEKGWASDRYDVMSESDTRFTCKGKKVLQFMGTSTFSEYTVVNEIAVAKIHPSAPLDKVCLLGCGVATGYGAALNTAKVEPGSTCAVFGLGAVGLAAVMGCKNAGAKRIIAIDINPTKYEKAKVFGATEFVNPKDHNKPISQVLYEMTNGGVDFSLECVGSVAVMRSALESCVKGWGVSVLVGWTDMDDFAARPIQLIAGRTWKGSLFGGFKSKDGVPKLVNEYLEKKLKLDEFVTHNMTLAQVNDAIQLMKTGDCIRSVLSVALQ, from the exons GTGATTAAATGCCGCGCTGCAGTGGCATGGGAGCCAAGCAAACCCCTGGTGATGGAGGAAATTGAGGTGGCTCCTCCCCAGGCACATGAGATTCGCATCAAG ATAGTCGCCACGGGTGTGtgccacactgacctgtaccacCTGTTTGAGGGGAAACACAAGGATGGCTTCCCTTGTGTCCTGGGTCACGAAGGGGCTGGGATTGTGGAGAGTGTGGGGTCTGAAGTGACCAAGTTCAATCCAG GTGATAAAGTCATCCCTCTGTTCATCTCCCAATGTGGCCAGTGCCGGTTCTGCAAGAGCCCAAAGACCAACCTGTGTGAGAAGGGCTG GGCCAGTGATAGgtatgatgtgatgtcagaatCAGACACCCGGTTCACCTGTAAGGGGAAGAAGGTGCTGCAGTTCATGGGGACCAGCACTTTCTCAGAATACACCGTGGTCAATGAGATCGCCGTGGCCAAGATCCATCCCTCAGCCCCTCTCGACAAGGTCTGTCTCCTTGGCTGTGGAGTCGCCACCGGATATGGCGCAGCCCTTAACACAGCCAAG GTGGAGCCAGGATCTACATGTGCTGTGTTTGGCCTGGGAGCTGTTGGGTTGGCAGCGGTCATGGGTTGCAAAAACGCTGGGGCCAAGAGGATCATCGCCATTGATATTAACCCGACCAAATATGAGAAGGCCAAGGTCTTCGGTGCCACAGAGTTTGTCAACCCCAAGGACCACAACAAACCCATCAGTCAAGTGCTGTATGAGATGACCAATGGAGGAGTGGACTTTTCCCTGGAATGTGTGGGGAGTGTGGCCGTAATG aggAGTGCCTTGGAGTCGTGTGTTAAGGGATGGGGAGTAAGTGTGCTGGTCGGATGGACTGACATGGATGACTTTGCTGCCAGACCCATTCAGCTCATAGCTGGCCGCACCTGGAAAGGATCTCTGTTTGGAG GTTTTAAGAGTAAGGATGGTGTGCCCAAGCTGGTGAATGAGTACCTGGAGAAGAAGTTGAAGCTGGATGAGTTTGTCACCCACAACATGACCCTGGCCCAGGTCAACGACGCCATCCAGCTCATGAAGACAGGAGACTG TATACGGTCAGTCCTGAGTGTGGCACTGCAGTAA